A genomic region of Pseudomonas frederiksbergensis contains the following coding sequences:
- the rlmF gene encoding 23S rRNA (adenine(1618)-N(6))-methyltransferase RlmF — MTAPSKPKAPRQKPKPSTPAKAVEPREKASLHPRNRHQGRYDFPALIKTTPELAKFVIINPYGKESIDFASPDAVRVFNRALLKSFYGIAHWDIPADYLCPPVPGRADYVHFLADLLASVNDGEIPRGAPVKVLDIGMGANCVYPLIGYSDYRWHFLGSEIDPTAVAAAKAIVQSNGLNKAIQLRQQSNPKHILLGLLEPGERFDLTMCNPPFHASMDEATRGSERKWRALGRADPKRKLPVLNFGGQSAELWCEGGEARFVTQLIAESAHFQHKVLWFSTLVSKASNLPAIQTALKKAGVLESQVVEMSQGQKQSRFVAWTFQTKSEQQVWRERWVRKA; from the coding sequence ATGACCGCCCCTAGCAAACCCAAAGCCCCGCGCCAAAAGCCAAAACCTTCGACCCCGGCCAAAGCCGTCGAGCCGCGCGAGAAGGCCAGCCTGCACCCACGCAACCGCCACCAGGGCCGTTACGACTTCCCGGCGCTGATCAAGACCACGCCTGAGCTGGCGAAGTTCGTGATCATCAATCCTTATGGCAAAGAGAGCATCGATTTCGCCAGCCCCGACGCGGTGCGGGTGTTCAACCGGGCGCTGCTCAAGTCGTTCTACGGCATTGCCCATTGGGACATTCCGGCCGATTACCTGTGCCCACCGGTGCCGGGGCGTGCCGACTATGTGCACTTTCTGGCGGACCTGCTGGCCAGCGTCAACGATGGCGAGATTCCTCGGGGCGCGCCGGTCAAGGTGCTCGATATCGGCATGGGCGCCAACTGCGTCTATCCGTTGATCGGCTACAGCGACTATCGCTGGCACTTCCTCGGCTCGGAAATCGACCCGACGGCCGTGGCCGCCGCCAAAGCCATCGTGCAGTCCAACGGACTGAACAAAGCCATTCAGTTGCGCCAGCAAAGCAATCCCAAGCACATTTTGCTGGGCCTGCTCGAACCCGGCGAACGCTTTGACCTGACCATGTGCAACCCGCCGTTCCACGCATCAATGGACGAGGCTACCCGGGGCAGCGAGCGTAAATGGCGCGCACTGGGCCGCGCCGACCCGAAGCGCAAACTGCCGGTGCTGAATTTTGGCGGCCAATCGGCCGAACTGTGGTGTGAAGGCGGCGAAGCACGGTTTGTGACGCAACTGATCGCCGAGAGCGCGCACTTTCAACACAAAGTGCTTTGGTTCAGCACCCTGGTCTCGAAAGCCTCAAACCTGCCTGCCATCCAGACGGCACTGAAAAAGGCCGGCGTACTGGAAAGCCAGGTCGTGGAAATGTCTCAGGGGCAGAAGCAAAGCCGTTTTGTCGCCTGGACCTTCCAGACTAAATCCGAGCAGCAGGTCTGGCGCGAACGCTGGGTTCGTAAAGCCTGA
- a CDS encoding HU family DNA-binding protein, translating into MALTKDQLIADIAEAIDAPKTTARNALDQLGQIVADQLENGGEITLPGIGKLKVTERPARTGRNPSTGAAIEIAAKKVIKLVVAKGLTDAVNK; encoded by the coding sequence ATGGCTCTTACTAAAGACCAACTGATCGCCGATATCGCTGAAGCTATCGACGCGCCAAAAACCACCGCGCGTAACGCTCTGGACCAACTGGGCCAAATCGTTGCTGATCAACTGGAAAACGGCGGCGAAATCACTCTGCCAGGTATCGGTAAGCTGAAAGTGACCGAGCGTCCTGCCCGTACCGGCCGCAACCCTTCGACTGGCGCTGCCATCGAAATCGCCGCCAAGAAAGTTATCAAGCTGGTCGTGGCTAAAGGCCTGACTGACGCTGTTAACAAGTAA
- the yejK gene encoding nucleoid-associated protein YejK encodes MPIRHCIVHLIDKKPDGTPAVLHARDSELAESTAIENMLADLNESYNAKQGKAWGLFHAESGAHPFSGWLKEYLDGGKDFTAFSRIAVEHLQKLMEESNLSTGGHVLFAHYQQGMTDYLAIALLHHSEGVAVTDQLDVTPSRHLDLGQLHLAARINVSEWQNNKQSKQYISFIKGKNGKKVSEYFRDFIGCQEGVDGPGETRTLLKAFSDFVESEDLPEESAREKTKTLVDYASSQAKLGEPMGLEELSELIDEERPKAFYDHIRNKDYGLSPEIPADKRTLNQFRRFTGRAEGLSISFEAHLLGSKIEYDEEAGTLIIKGLPTQLTDQLKRRN; translated from the coding sequence ATGCCGATCCGTCATTGCATCGTCCACCTGATCGACAAAAAACCCGACGGCACACCCGCAGTTCTCCACGCCCGCGACTCGGAACTGGCAGAGTCCACGGCCATCGAGAACATGCTCGCCGACCTCAACGAGAGCTATAACGCCAAGCAAGGCAAGGCCTGGGGTTTATTCCATGCCGAGTCCGGCGCGCATCCGTTCAGCGGCTGGCTGAAGGAATACCTCGACGGCGGCAAGGACTTCACGGCGTTCAGCCGCATTGCCGTGGAACACCTGCAAAAGCTGATGGAAGAGTCCAACCTGTCGACCGGCGGCCACGTGCTGTTCGCGCACTACCAGCAAGGCATGACCGACTACCTGGCCATCGCCCTGCTGCACCACAGCGAGGGCGTGGCGGTGACCGATCAGCTCGACGTGACCCCATCGCGGCACCTGGATCTGGGCCAGTTGCACCTGGCAGCGCGGATCAACGTTTCCGAGTGGCAGAACAACAAGCAGTCCAAGCAGTACATTTCCTTCATCAAGGGCAAGAACGGCAAGAAGGTTTCGGAATATTTCCGCGACTTCATCGGCTGCCAGGAAGGCGTCGACGGCCCGGGCGAAACCCGCACCCTGCTCAAGGCGTTCAGTGATTTCGTCGAAAGCGAAGACCTGCCGGAAGAGTCCGCCCGCGAGAAGACCAAGACCCTGGTCGACTACGCCAGCAGCCAGGCCAAGCTCGGCGAACCGATGGGCCTCGAAGAGTTGTCGGAGCTGATCGACGAAGAACGCCCGAAAGCCTTCTACGATCACATCCGCAACAAGGACTACGGCCTGTCGCCAGAGATCCCGGCGGACAAACGCACCCTGAACCAGTTCCGCCGCTTCACCGGCCGCGCCGAAGGCCTGTCCATCAGCTTCGAAGCGCACTTGCTGGGCTCGAAGATCGAATACGACGAAGAAGCCGGCACGCTGATCATCAAGGGCCTGCCGACCCAGTTGACCGATCAACTGAAGCGCCGCAACTGA
- a CDS encoding glutaredoxin family protein, whose translation MLNGVLKKFLLILLVVVVYQNWGKIERVFNPSQGVSEQTQANAKVVLYATDWCGYCKLTRRFLDQKGIPYREFNIEKDAEARKTYEALGGRGIPMLDVNGTLIRGYEPEAILTALK comes from the coding sequence ATGCTTAACGGCGTACTGAAGAAATTCCTGCTGATCCTGCTGGTGGTCGTGGTCTACCAGAACTGGGGCAAGATCGAGCGGGTATTCAATCCATCGCAAGGGGTGTCCGAGCAGACCCAGGCCAACGCCAAGGTCGTGCTCTACGCCACCGACTGGTGTGGCTACTGCAAACTGACCCGGCGCTTTCTCGACCAGAAAGGCATTCCTTACCGCGAGTTCAACATCGAAAAAGATGCCGAAGCGCGCAAGACTTATGAAGCGCTCGGCGGACGCGGAATTCCGATGCTGGACGTGAACGGCACATTGATTCGTGGTTATGAGCCTGAAGCGATCCTTACAGCGCTTAAGTAA
- a CDS encoding glutathione S-transferase family protein — protein MSELILHHYSTSPFAEKVRLLLGFKGLSWRSVTIPRVMPKPDLTALTGGYRKTPVLQIGADIYCDTALIARRLEQEKASPALFPEGQEMIAASLAAWADSVVFQHAVSLVFQPESVAARFARLSPEAINAFVADRAGLFGGGSTTRLSAEQARHQWPTIMARLEQQLEREDGDYLFGEPSIADFAMAHPLWFLKGTPVTAPLVDVYPAVSAWLARVMGFGHGAFSEMTAEEALEVARHSTPAALPDEQFDEPNGFKVGQQVVIAAIDYGVDPVAGELLFAGSEELILRRKDERGGRVHVHFPRFGFRIEAR, from the coding sequence ATGTCAGAGTTGATTCTTCACCATTACTCGACTTCCCCTTTCGCGGAAAAAGTCCGGCTGTTGCTCGGTTTCAAAGGCTTGTCCTGGCGTTCCGTGACAATCCCGCGAGTGATGCCAAAACCTGACCTGACCGCGCTGACCGGTGGCTACCGCAAGACCCCGGTGTTGCAGATCGGCGCCGATATCTACTGCGACACGGCGTTGATTGCTCGGCGTCTGGAACAGGAAAAGGCTTCGCCAGCATTGTTCCCCGAAGGCCAGGAGATGATCGCTGCAAGCTTGGCCGCCTGGGCTGATTCGGTGGTGTTTCAGCACGCGGTCAGCCTGGTGTTCCAGCCCGAATCGGTGGCGGCGCGCTTTGCCAGGTTGTCTCCAGAGGCGATCAACGCGTTTGTTGCTGACCGCGCCGGGCTGTTCGGCGGTGGGAGCACCACGCGATTGTCGGCCGAGCAAGCCAGGCATCAATGGCCGACGATCATGGCGCGACTTGAGCAGCAATTAGAGCGCGAGGACGGTGACTATTTATTCGGCGAGCCTTCGATTGCCGACTTCGCCATGGCCCACCCGTTGTGGTTTCTCAAGGGCACACCGGTGACTGCGCCGTTGGTCGATGTTTATCCGGCGGTGTCGGCCTGGCTGGCTCGGGTCATGGGCTTCGGGCATGGCGCGTTTAGCGAGATGACCGCTGAAGAGGCGCTGGAGGTTGCGCGTCATTCAACACCTGCGGCCTTGCCGGACGAACAATTCGATGAGCCCAACGGCTTCAAGGTTGGTCAGCAAGTGGTCATTGCGGCAATTGACTATGGCGTTGATCCGGTCGCGGGCGAGTTGCTGTTTGCAGGAAGCGAAGAGCTGATCCTGCGCCGCAAAGATGAACGTGGCGGGCGGGTGCATGTGCACTTCCCGCGGTTTGGCTTTCGGATTGAAGCTCGCTGA
- a CDS encoding GIY-YIG nuclease family protein produces MNTLSESSVSSAEPTSPVTKPWFVYLVRAANGSLYCGISDDPVRRFATHQSGKGARFFLSSPAVALVYTEACRDKSEALRQERLIKKLKKSAKECLVASAVAGLSI; encoded by the coding sequence GTGAACACCCTGAGTGAATCCTCTGTCAGCAGCGCCGAACCAACCAGTCCGGTCACTAAGCCGTGGTTCGTCTATCTGGTTCGCGCGGCCAACGGTTCGTTGTACTGCGGGATCAGCGATGACCCCGTCCGCCGTTTTGCCACCCATCAAAGCGGCAAAGGTGCGCGTTTCTTCCTCTCCAGCCCGGCTGTTGCATTGGTGTATACCGAAGCCTGCCGCGACAAAAGCGAAGCGTTGCGTCAGGAGCGCCTGATCAAAAAACTCAAGAAAAGCGCCAAGGAATGCCTGGTGGCGAGCGCCGTTGCGGGCTTATCAATCTGA
- a CDS encoding nuclear transport factor 2 family protein, with amino-acid sequence MSDTHTALITRFYEAFQRLDAEAMSACYTEDVVFSDPAFGELRGRDAGDMWRMLTTKAKNFSLTFDNVRADERTGGAHWVATYLFSQTGNTVVNDIQARFVFRDGKICEHHDHFDLWRWSRQALGFKGLLLGWTPLVSNAVRAQALKGLKAFQASR; translated from the coding sequence ATGAGCGATACCCACACCGCATTGATCACCCGGTTCTACGAGGCCTTCCAGCGGCTGGATGCCGAAGCCATGAGCGCCTGCTACACCGAGGACGTGGTGTTCAGTGATCCGGCGTTCGGCGAACTGCGTGGGCGCGATGCCGGCGACATGTGGCGGATGCTCACCACGAAGGCCAAAAACTTTTCCCTCACGTTCGACAACGTCCGTGCCGACGAGCGCACGGGCGGCGCCCATTGGGTGGCGACCTACCTGTTCAGCCAGACGGGTAATACGGTGGTCAACGATATCCAGGCGCGTTTTGTTTTCCGTGATGGCAAGATCTGCGAGCACCACGATCATTTCGATCTGTGGCGCTGGTCGCGTCAGGCGTTGGGTTTCAAAGGTCTGTTGCTGGGTTGGACACCGTTGGTCAGCAATGCCGTTCGCGCACAGGCCTTGAAGGGGCTGAAGGCATTCCAGGCCAGTCGCTGA
- a CDS encoding response regulator transcription factor, giving the protein MRVIIADDHPVVRIGLRMLIDLNRTCVVVGEADGPDSLLSLLSTTPCDLLITDFSMPGNLQSDGLQMLNRVRRGYPAMPIILVTMFANVTTLRAVFAQGVMAIIAKGASATELPMAIKSVGEGRRFISESLRAALVQADAEVQTTSPSLSAKELEVVRMLASGMTVSEIAGYFKRSVSTISKQKGMAMQRLGISTDVELFAYARESGMVH; this is encoded by the coding sequence ATGCGCGTAATCATCGCTGACGACCATCCTGTCGTTCGTATCGGCTTGCGGATGCTCATCGATCTGAACCGAACCTGTGTGGTCGTGGGGGAAGCCGACGGCCCGGACAGCCTGTTGAGCCTGCTTTCCACCACGCCTTGCGATCTGTTGATCACGGACTTTTCCATGCCAGGCAATCTGCAGTCCGATGGATTGCAGATGCTGAACAGGGTGCGACGTGGCTACCCGGCGATGCCGATTATTCTGGTCACGATGTTCGCCAACGTCACGACACTGAGGGCGGTGTTCGCTCAAGGCGTGATGGCGATCATCGCCAAAGGCGCGTCGGCGACGGAGTTGCCCATGGCGATCAAGTCGGTGGGCGAAGGGCGGCGTTTCATCAGCGAGTCCTTGCGTGCGGCGCTGGTACAGGCAGACGCCGAGGTTCAGACGACGTCCCCTTCGCTGTCGGCCAAGGAGCTTGAAGTGGTGAGAATGCTCGCCAGCGGCATGACCGTCAGTGAAATCGCCGGCTACTTCAAACGTAGCGTATCGACAATCAGTAAACAGAAAGGCATGGCCATGCAAAGGCTGGGCATTTCCACGGACGTGGAGCTCTTTGCCTATGCCCGTGAGAGCGGCATGGTGCATTAG
- a CDS encoding DUF1120 domain-containing protein: MDRYSVALLAPLLIACAPVAFAASSTDLSVTGTITPSACAPTLSNGGIVDHGKLTAKDLDPLLPTRLPAGDMQLEVHCEGATYFTLTTVDNRAGTSAINPAFHGLGMVNGDQKLGSVAFGVFEPQADSQPVQTIMSHDGGTTWGASSYLGHAGLTSFAAPGNPRSPIAIQDLSARLRAFTIIAPASDLTLLDELPIDGHVTLQLKYL, translated from the coding sequence ATGGACAGATACTCCGTTGCTCTATTGGCCCCCCTGTTGATTGCCTGCGCCCCCGTGGCCTTTGCCGCCAGCAGCACCGACTTGAGCGTCACCGGAACCATTACCCCCAGCGCCTGCGCCCCGACGCTGTCGAACGGCGGCATTGTCGATCACGGCAAGTTGACGGCCAAGGATCTCGATCCGCTGCTGCCCACCCGGCTGCCGGCCGGCGACATGCAACTGGAGGTTCACTGCGAAGGCGCCACCTATTTCACCCTGACCACGGTGGATAACCGCGCCGGCACCTCGGCCATCAATCCGGCTTTCCACGGTCTGGGGATGGTCAACGGCGACCAGAAACTGGGCAGTGTGGCGTTCGGGGTGTTCGAGCCGCAGGCCGACAGCCAGCCGGTGCAAACCATCATGTCCCACGACGGCGGCACCACTTGGGGAGCTTCTTCCTACCTGGGTCACGCCGGATTGACGTCGTTTGCCGCCCCCGGCAATCCGCGCAGCCCTATCGCCATTCAAGACCTGAGCGCTCGTCTGCGCGCCTTCACCATCATTGCTCCGGCCAGCGATCTGACCCTGCTCGACGAACTGCCCATCGACGGTCACGTCACGCTGCAGCTCAAGTACTTGTAA
- a CDS encoding DUF1120 domain-containing protein yields the protein MNKTLNTLLGAMLLASSASAFAASSVDLTVTGLITPSACSPTLSNGGTVDYGKISVRDLKPDQPTSLPTQEVQLNVNCDAATLMALEAKDNREGSDFENDMLEFGLGLINGTEKLGAMELRLSSPVADGVPVRTIGSEDGGSTWYTERQLMRSNIISVADTSTVAPIPVQSFTSDLRISPRIAPTNQLTLNNEVSIDGSVTLTMRYL from the coding sequence ATGAACAAGACACTCAACACCCTGCTCGGCGCGATGTTGCTGGCCAGCAGTGCCAGCGCTTTCGCCGCTTCCAGCGTCGACCTGACCGTCACCGGGCTGATCACCCCGAGCGCCTGTAGCCCTACCCTGTCCAATGGCGGGACGGTGGACTACGGCAAGATATCTGTCAGGGATCTGAAGCCCGACCAGCCGACCTCCCTCCCAACACAAGAGGTGCAACTGAACGTCAATTGCGACGCAGCAACCCTGATGGCCCTTGAAGCCAAGGACAATCGTGAAGGCTCGGACTTCGAAAACGACATGCTGGAGTTTGGCCTGGGGCTGATCAACGGCACCGAGAAACTCGGCGCCATGGAATTGAGACTGTCATCACCGGTGGCCGACGGCGTACCGGTCAGAACCATCGGTTCCGAAGACGGCGGTTCGACCTGGTACACCGAGCGTCAACTGATGCGCAGCAACATCATCTCGGTAGCCGATACCAGCACTGTGGCACCGATACCGGTTCAGTCGTTTACCTCCGATCTACGTATCAGTCCGCGTATCGCACCAACCAACCAGTTGACTCTGAACAACGAAGTGTCCATCGACGGGTCCGTGACCCTGACCATGCGCTACCTCTAA
- a CDS encoding DUF1120 domain-containing protein has protein sequence MKNATPHLLALLCLLSVRPVALAASHVELNVLGRITPHACDVLLSDNGMVDHGKVPARSLNQYELSPLPGRQLELSVSCNEPLLFVLVGVDSRADSSLGPGFYYGLGWNVHAPAERLGTVSLAYRNAVADGQPALVLASSNEGLTWFPESNAYPNNYMGFAKPGTLVPEPHRLLIATLQINTSINAATFLTLNQEVPLDGAIVLDLRYL, from the coding sequence ATGAAAAATGCGACCCCACACTTGCTCGCACTCCTCTGCCTGCTCAGCGTCAGACCAGTGGCGTTGGCGGCTTCCCACGTGGAGCTGAATGTCCTGGGCCGGATTACCCCCCACGCCTGCGATGTTCTTTTGTCAGACAACGGCATGGTCGACCACGGCAAGGTGCCGGCTCGCAGCCTCAATCAATACGAGCTGAGCCCCTTGCCCGGCCGGCAACTGGAACTGAGCGTGAGTTGCAACGAACCGCTGCTGTTTGTTCTCGTGGGCGTGGACAGTCGGGCGGATTCGTCGCTCGGGCCGGGGTTTTATTACGGTCTGGGCTGGAACGTCCATGCCCCCGCTGAGCGCCTGGGTACGGTGAGCCTGGCCTACCGCAATGCGGTGGCCGACGGTCAGCCCGCGCTGGTTCTGGCCTCAAGCAACGAGGGCCTGACCTGGTTCCCTGAATCCAATGCCTATCCGAACAACTACATGGGCTTTGCAAAGCCCGGCACTCTGGTGCCGGAACCCCATCGCCTGTTGATTGCCACGCTGCAAATCAACACCTCGATCAACGCCGCGACCTTCCTGACCCTGAATCAGGAGGTGCCTCTGGACGGCGCCATCGTGCTCGACCTGAGATACCTGTAG
- a CDS encoding fimbria/pilus chaperone family protein, producing the protein MNPSNRARCLSLCLGTLAFLLCGRVLADGMVPDTSVVIVNEADGEASVSVTNTDASLALLHVTLEDIPEDKEPLLFVTPPLARVESGKSQLVRFILQSSTPLTTQRLKRVIFEGMPQDRVAAEAGHARVGVTVRQNLPVIVHPKGLAPNRTPWTGLTWSLKNDQLNVHNPTPYVVRLAQELQLLPGTGSALLPRTYVLPGETLTVTATGSTATTVRMQPATVYGFAVPHFEAPIES; encoded by the coding sequence ATGAACCCTTCCAATCGCGCTCGATGCCTGAGTCTCTGCCTGGGCACGCTGGCCTTTCTGCTTTGCGGCCGCGTTCTGGCCGACGGCATGGTGCCAGACACCTCGGTGGTGATTGTCAACGAAGCCGACGGCGAAGCCTCGGTGTCCGTGACCAACACCGACGCGAGTCTGGCCTTGCTGCACGTCACCCTCGAAGACATTCCCGAGGACAAGGAGCCGCTGCTGTTCGTCACGCCGCCGCTGGCCCGTGTTGAGTCGGGTAAGAGCCAACTGGTGCGGTTCATCCTGCAGTCGTCCACGCCCTTGACCACACAGCGCCTGAAACGGGTGATTTTCGAAGGCATGCCCCAGGACCGCGTGGCCGCCGAGGCCGGGCATGCGCGGGTCGGTGTGACCGTGCGCCAGAACCTGCCGGTGATTGTGCATCCCAAAGGCCTGGCGCCCAACCGCACGCCCTGGACGGGGCTGACCTGGAGCCTGAAAAACGATCAGCTGAATGTGCACAACCCGACGCCTTATGTCGTGCGCCTGGCCCAGGAACTGCAACTGCTGCCCGGTACCGGCTCGGCGCTGTTGCCGCGCACTTACGTGCTGCCGGGGGAGACGCTGACGGTGACCGCCACCGGTTCCACTGCAACCACCGTGCGAATGCAACCGGCCACGGTCTATGGCTTTGCGGTACCGCATTTCGAGGCGCCGATCGAATCCTGA
- a CDS encoding fimbria/pilus outer membrane usher protein has translation MNTVSIYRDGEAVPVIRPARPHLLRRRATMALLLTNALIVLDAQGDPLLLAAFDTHTLLQRGIDPALATSLMQAPRFTAGRHPVTLSVNGQRQGRVDVTFNREGALCFDRPLLDAANLNVPDRLLDDGPCNDFLASSPQTVIESDPANLALSLIVPTDAIRPTARDFTGYQTGGFAGMLNYDVTGSHSRYGDQSSQYASANTEVGFNAGDWIVRSRQVQTWQDDVSRTTHIAAYAQRTFASHEAVLQAGQINLYNPVLAGAQITGVQVLNEQALQVEGQSAVIEGIANSQAQVEVRQNGSLIHSTVVPAGPFALTNVRRLNTRSDVEVTVKEADGSERRFTVPAAMLGIGLPAPGYSLAAGRVRSIGDEQGSDPWVISGGWSGAIHPQVLLSAGVTGAADYRAIGAGVGLLPSPVTQVQTTLTGADASGRQSSQGYQADLSISHRLSDQWALNAGSSYRTLGYRELEDAVFDNTTDDNKSRYRDQQSAALSWSHPWLGAFSGGISQSNSFDGQNSSRALASWGTNIGGVSVSATAEWQVSGANRNDDSVYVNLSIPLGENRRARTWVRSSDGEYRSGVGLSEQINDQLAYRVGVEHDTRDRQVQSTAGVSLLPRYTQLDLNYTRADADRSSYQASARGGAVLHGGGLTLSPYPVADTFALLSVGDMGAIKVTTPSGPVWTDWQGQAVIPQVAAYGRSPVEVDTKTLPRNADISNGLAVISAGRGAVDKVEFGVSMTRRALLKVTTANGAPLPRGAAVNTEDGEFVTLVQEGGLVFLPNVLDTRALFIKAPGLERCELRFELPADADPNAYYETAPAKCRAL, from the coding sequence ATGAACACAGTATCGATTTACCGTGATGGCGAAGCCGTGCCCGTCATTCGGCCCGCTCGCCCTCATTTGCTACGGCGGCGCGCCACAATGGCTTTGCTGCTGACCAATGCACTGATAGTGCTCGACGCCCAGGGCGATCCTTTGTTGCTGGCGGCGTTCGACACCCACACGCTGTTGCAGCGAGGCATCGATCCGGCGCTGGCGACTTCGCTGATGCAAGCGCCGCGCTTCACCGCTGGACGGCACCCGGTGACGCTGTCCGTCAACGGTCAGCGCCAGGGTCGCGTGGACGTCACGTTCAATCGCGAAGGAGCGTTGTGCTTCGATCGTCCCCTGCTCGATGCGGCCAACCTGAATGTGCCCGATCGCCTGCTGGACGATGGCCCGTGTAACGACTTTCTTGCCAGCTCGCCGCAGACCGTCATCGAATCGGACCCGGCCAACCTGGCCCTGTCGCTGATCGTACCCACTGACGCGATACGCCCGACTGCCCGTGATTTTACCGGCTATCAAACCGGTGGCTTCGCCGGCATGCTCAATTACGATGTCACCGGCTCGCACAGCCGTTATGGCGATCAGTCCAGTCAATACGCCTCGGCCAACACCGAGGTTGGGTTCAATGCCGGCGACTGGATCGTGCGCAGTCGTCAGGTGCAAACCTGGCAGGACGACGTCTCCCGCACAACGCATATCGCGGCCTATGCCCAACGTACCTTCGCCAGTCACGAAGCGGTGCTGCAGGCGGGTCAGATCAACCTCTACAACCCGGTGCTGGCCGGCGCGCAGATCACCGGCGTGCAAGTGCTGAATGAGCAGGCACTGCAAGTCGAAGGACAAAGCGCGGTCATCGAAGGCATCGCCAACAGTCAGGCACAGGTCGAAGTCCGGCAGAACGGTTCGTTGATCCACTCCACGGTGGTGCCCGCCGGTCCGTTTGCGCTGACCAATGTGCGGCGCCTCAACACCCGCTCCGACGTGGAAGTCACCGTCAAGGAAGCCGATGGCAGCGAACGCCGCTTTACCGTGCCGGCGGCGATGCTCGGCATCGGTTTGCCGGCGCCCGGCTATTCGCTGGCGGCCGGTCGGGTGCGCAGTATTGGCGATGAACAGGGCAGCGATCCGTGGGTGATCAGCGGCGGCTGGAGCGGTGCGATCCACCCGCAGGTGTTGTTGAGTGCCGGCGTGACCGGTGCCGCCGACTATCGTGCGATAGGTGCGGGCGTGGGTCTGTTGCCGTCGCCCGTTACCCAGGTGCAAACCACACTGACGGGCGCCGACGCCAGTGGCAGGCAATCCAGTCAAGGGTATCAGGCTGACCTGAGCATCTCGCACCGTTTAAGCGATCAATGGGCGCTCAATGCCGGCAGTTCCTACCGGACCCTGGGTTACCGCGAACTGGAAGACGCGGTGTTCGACAACACCACCGACGACAACAAGTCCCGTTATCGCGACCAACAAAGCGCCGCGCTGTCGTGGTCCCATCCGTGGCTCGGTGCCTTCAGCGGCGGCATCAGTCAGTCAAACTCATTCGATGGCCAAAACAGCAGCCGCGCCCTCGCCTCCTGGGGCACCAACATCGGTGGTGTGTCGGTCTCGGCGACCGCCGAATGGCAAGTCAGCGGAGCGAACCGCAACGATGACAGCGTCTATGTAAATCTCAGCATTCCTTTGGGTGAGAACCGTCGGGCGCGTACGTGGGTGCGCAGTTCCGATGGCGAATACCGCAGCGGCGTGGGCTTGAGTGAGCAGATCAACGATCAACTGGCTTACCGGGTCGGCGTTGAACACGACACCCGCGACAGGCAGGTGCAATCCACGGCCGGCGTTTCACTGCTGCCGCGCTACACCCAACTGGACCTGAACTACACCCGCGCCGATGCCGATCGCTCCAGCTATCAGGCCAGTGCCCGTGGCGGCGCCGTGCTGCATGGCGGTGGCTTGACACTGTCGCCTTATCCCGTGGCCGACACCTTTGCCCTGCTCTCGGTGGGCGACATGGGCGCCATCAAGGTCACGACCCCGAGCGGCCCGGTCTGGACCGACTGGCAAGGTCAGGCGGTCATCCCGCAGGTGGCGGCTTACGGTCGCAGCCCGGTGGAAGTCGACACCAAAACCCTGCCGCGTAACGCCGATATCAGCAACGGCCTGGCCGTGATTTCCGCCGGACGCGGTGCCGTCGACAAGGTCGAGTTCGGTGTCTCCATGACCCGCCGTGCCTTGCTCAAAGTCACCACCGCCAACGGCGCGCCGCTGCCCCGCGGCGCCGCCGTGAATACCGAGGATGGCGAGTTCGTCACCCTGGTTCAGGAAGGCGGACTGGTGTTTTTGCCCAACGTCCTCGACACCCGTGCGCTGTTTATCAAAGCGCCAGGACTGGAACGTTGCGAATTGCGTTTCGAGCTGCCGGCGGACGCCGACCCCAACGCGTACTACGAAACCGCCCCCGCCAAGTGCCGAGCCCTTTGA